One window of Maridesulfovibrio frigidus DSM 17176 genomic DNA carries:
- a CDS encoding ATP-grasp domain-containing protein, protein MNAHLKRILLVTETRQSWISNGPISKSNPDMLKKLQYFLPRDMDIYELYKEIAIAGEKDNIEVQLVRISDGQELQERIRSIIDEPLIIWSISDGQIRYRGGYIPSISKTLRIPYFGSSTAVQSICSNKYISSLSLLHAGINVPWSCYVDGDEVLSSHNQMKIDGPFFVKPNQLGSQIGINDKSLAYSWEDALERSVEIKKEFNSRAIIQQYVEGKVVRVSYVATSEEDKFGINAVNFINNKGENEIYPMDSVENYTKWIFKYEGINKSNNFSARTIKEICAKSLYSLKIKDYFGLDACVDNHGDICVFEINTSPYVNDIYLDLAKELGFQNVGECFYNALIHSYHRQFPVSRWG, encoded by the coding sequence ATGAACGCTCATCTAAAACGAATTTTGCTAGTAACTGAAACTCGGCAAAGTTGGATTTCTAACGGCCCAATTTCAAAATCAAATCCTGATATGCTTAAAAAATTACAATATTTTTTACCAAGAGACATGGACATATACGAACTTTACAAAGAAATCGCTATCGCGGGCGAAAAGGATAACATTGAAGTTCAGTTAGTACGAATTAGTGATGGACAAGAGCTACAAGAGAGGATTCGCTCAATCATAGATGAGCCTTTGATTATATGGTCAATTTCAGATGGCCAAATAAGGTACCGGGGAGGATATATTCCTAGTATTTCCAAGACACTCAGAATTCCTTATTTTGGATCTTCAACGGCAGTTCAATCAATTTGCAGCAATAAATATATTTCATCACTGTCATTGCTACACGCTGGAATTAATGTGCCGTGGTCGTGTTATGTCGATGGTGATGAGGTTTTATCAAGTCATAATCAAATGAAGATTGATGGTCCTTTTTTTGTGAAACCGAATCAACTTGGTTCCCAAATTGGGATTAATGATAAATCGTTGGCATACAGTTGGGAGGATGCATTAGAAAGAAGTGTGGAAATAAAAAAAGAATTTAACTCTCGAGCAATAATACAACAATATGTAGAAGGGAAAGTTGTTCGAGTTTCATACGTTGCAACAAGCGAAGAAGATAAATTTGGTATAAACGCCGTAAACTTTATTAATAATAAAGGCGAAAATGAAATTTATCCTATGGATAGTGTCGAAAATTATACAAAGTGGATTTTTAAGTATGAAGGAATTAATAAAAGTAACAATTTCTCAGCTAGAACAATAAAAGAAATATGTGCTAAATCACTTTATTCACTTAAGATAAAAGACTATTTTGGGCTTGATGCATGTGTTGACAACCATGGTGACATCTGTGTTTTTGAAATCAATACTTCCCCTTATGTTAACGATATATATTTAGACTTAGCTAAAGAATTAGGCTTTCAAAATGTAGGTGAATGTTTTTATAATGCTCTTATACATTCTTATCATCGTCAATTCCCAGTTTCGAGGTGGGGATAA
- a CDS encoding tyrosine-type recombinase/integrase gives MELNYAIEMFLQHCQLERNLSELTLKAYEKDLDQFKSKITTPNICVEDIYKEFLREYIKYLSSKYKPRSIKRKIATLKSFFTFLEREDIINTTPFRKIHLKLNRSKELPKIIRKSSLNRIIKYAYLEKNKFFIESRAYREATRDIAVIELLFSTGIRVSELCNITFNEIDLKNKVLKIHGKGKKERIIPLCEKKSLAILKEYAHLYDEYLHHSTSFFLNRDCHPLSDQSVRRIINKYSAIAGVSEHITPHMFRHTIATMLLENGVDIRNIQTLLGHSSLAVTEIYTHVSLSSQRNILTLKHPRKNIC, from the coding sequence ATGGAACTTAATTACGCTATAGAAATGTTCTTACAGCACTGTCAATTAGAACGAAACCTTTCTGAACTGACTTTAAAAGCATATGAAAAAGATCTAGATCAATTTAAAAGTAAAATAACTACACCTAATATCTGCGTAGAAGATATATATAAAGAATTTCTTCGCGAATATATTAAATACCTATCATCGAAATATAAGCCTAGAAGTATTAAGAGAAAGATCGCTACACTTAAATCCTTTTTTACTTTCCTTGAACGTGAAGATATTATTAATACAACTCCATTTAGAAAAATACATTTGAAATTGAATAGATCAAAAGAATTGCCTAAAATAATACGTAAATCATCTCTAAATAGAATCATTAAATATGCTTATTTAGAAAAAAACAAATTTTTCATAGAAAGTAGAGCATATAGAGAAGCAACACGTGACATAGCTGTAATAGAACTTTTATTCTCAACAGGAATAAGAGTATCTGAACTATGCAACATTACATTTAATGAAATAGATTTAAAAAACAAAGTGCTAAAGATACATGGAAAAGGAAAGAAAGAAAGAATAATACCACTTTGCGAAAAAAAATCATTAGCCATTTTAAAAGAGTATGCTCACCTTTATGATGAATACTTGCATCATTCTACATCGTTTTTCCTAAATAGAGACTGTCATCCCCTTTCTGACCAATCGGTCCGACGAATAATAAATAAGTATTCCGCCATTGCAGGAGTGTCTGAACATATTACTCCACATATGTTTAGACACACCATTGCTACAATGCTTCTTGAAAACGGTGTAGACATAAGAAATATACAAACATTATTGGGACATAGTTCACTTGCAGTCACAGAAATATACACTCATGTGAGCCTTTCTTCGCAGCGTAATATCCTTACTTTGAAGCACCCTAGGAAAAACATTTGCTGA
- a CDS encoding zincin-like metallopeptidase domain-containing protein, translating to MAKAKTPYHQRFAETMIADLKKGTAPWQRPWKAGEYQPAFNPVSGTVYRGVNQVMLGREGLNDPRFMTYKQASSQEWQVKKGAKSETVVFWQLNRPEVIKDEQGKPVRDEDGKVTMQEVPLARPILRYANVFHASQIEGIPEWKGRDISWNPDERAETILDNSGAEIHHDQRDRAFYRPASDEIHLPPRGAFESSDKYYGTALHELGHWTGHSSRLDREGGPFGSELYAREELRAEIASWMISSELGLSHDPDQHLSYVDSWIKALEKDPYEIVRACQDADKIKNYTISLEQGRSMEATKTQKKEIAPAKNPAPEKTYLTVPYSEKGQAKKLGARWDKSKKLWFAATGTDLDPLSNWMPKNKIIAPTGNPEQEFAKALQHAGLDLQGQLPIMDGTLQRVPVIDGKLNSRDGAYTGHLDDHPAGFIQNHKTGLKMNWKAEGHKLTEEQKAELKIVSIQKKQEREKDLKEQREKASKRSYAKWKNAKDWANDKQPYLAKKGVYGYGVKVSERGNLIIPGKDVNGHIHTLQTVTEDAKLFEKGGLKTGTFHTIDPDRKIDQGGPILIAEGYATAASIHMATGEPTIVAFDASNLEPVAKALHKKYPDSPIAVLGDNDHHLKNNVGVEKAEAAAKAVGGMSIVPKFAAKNLEQGLSDFNDLHQKSGLEEVKNQLAGFIKVVKKPIIKKAEGRAMAM from the coding sequence ATGGCAAAAGCTAAAACACCATATCATCAGCGTTTTGCTGAAACTATGATTGCGGATCTGAAAAAAGGCACTGCCCCTTGGCAACGTCCGTGGAAAGCTGGTGAATATCAGCCGGCATTCAATCCTGTTTCTGGGACAGTTTACAGGGGAGTCAATCAGGTAATGCTCGGTAGGGAGGGACTTAACGATCCCAGATTCATGACCTACAAACAAGCTTCATCACAAGAATGGCAGGTAAAAAAAGGAGCTAAATCTGAAACAGTAGTATTCTGGCAATTGAATCGTCCAGAAGTGATCAAAGATGAACAAGGTAAGCCGGTGCGCGATGAAGATGGCAAAGTGACCATGCAAGAAGTTCCTCTTGCAAGACCTATTTTGCGCTATGCAAACGTATTCCATGCGAGCCAAATTGAAGGCATTCCAGAATGGAAAGGACGCGATATAAGTTGGAATCCTGACGAACGCGCTGAAACCATTCTGGATAACTCCGGAGCGGAAATTCATCACGACCAGCGGGACAGAGCTTTCTACAGGCCAGCGTCGGATGAAATCCACTTACCGCCCAGAGGAGCTTTTGAAAGTTCTGACAAATATTATGGAACTGCCCTGCATGAACTTGGACATTGGACTGGACATTCATCCCGCCTTGATCGTGAAGGTGGACCTTTCGGTTCAGAGCTTTATGCCCGCGAAGAGCTGCGAGCGGAAATAGCAAGCTGGATGATCAGTTCAGAGCTTGGTCTTAGCCATGACCCTGACCAGCACCTCAGCTACGTGGATAGTTGGATCAAAGCTCTTGAAAAAGATCCCTATGAAATTGTCCGGGCTTGCCAAGATGCCGACAAGATTAAAAACTATACTATCAGCCTTGAGCAGGGACGTAGCATGGAAGCAACGAAGACGCAGAAAAAGGAAATCGCTCCTGCAAAAAATCCAGCGCCAGAAAAGACCTATCTGACTGTGCCCTACTCCGAAAAAGGACAAGCTAAAAAACTAGGTGCACGATGGGATAAGTCTAAAAAGTTATGGTTTGCTGCAACCGGCACGGATCTAGATCCACTTTCAAATTGGATGCCTAAGAACAAGATCATTGCTCCGACAGGAAATCCTGAACAAGAGTTTGCAAAGGCTCTTCAGCATGCAGGACTTGATCTTCAAGGTCAGCTTCCAATCATGGACGGTACGCTGCAACGGGTTCCTGTCATTGATGGAAAACTCAATTCCAGAGATGGAGCCTACACAGGACATCTTGACGACCACCCTGCTGGATTCATTCAGAATCATAAAACAGGGCTCAAGATGAACTGGAAAGCTGAAGGCCATAAGCTGACGGAAGAACAGAAAGCTGAGTTAAAAATAGTATCGATCCAGAAAAAACAGGAACGAGAAAAGGACCTAAAAGAGCAACGGGAAAAAGCTTCCAAACGTTCATATGCCAAGTGGAAAAACGCAAAAGACTGGGCCAATGATAAACAGCCATATCTGGCAAAGAAAGGAGTCTACGGCTACGGAGTCAAAGTGAGTGAGCGCGGGAATTTGATTATTCCCGGCAAAGATGTGAATGGCCATATTCATACTCTCCAGACAGTCACCGAAGACGCTAAACTCTTCGAAAAGGGAGGACTTAAAACAGGTACGTTCCACACCATTGATCCCGACAGAAAGATAGATCAAGGCGGCCCTATTCTAATTGCGGAAGGATATGCAACGGCGGCGAGTATTCACATGGCCACAGGAGAACCGACGATTGTAGCATTTGATGCATCTAATCTTGAGCCGGTAGCAAAGGCTCTGCACAAGAAGTACCCCGACAGCCCAATCGCGGTCCTTGGGGACAACGATCATCATCTTAAAAATAATGTGGGCGTGGAAAAGGCTGAGGCTGCGGCAAAGGCCGTTGGGGGAATGTCCATAGTTCCCAAATTTGCTGCGAAGAATCTAGAACAGGGACTTAGTGATTTTAATGACCTGCACCAAAAAAGCGGACTTGAAGAAGTTAAAAATCAGCTTGCCGGATTTATAAAGGTGGTTAAAAAACCTATAATCAAGAAAGCCGAAGGGAGAGCTATGGCAATGTAA
- the traF gene encoding conjugative transfer signal peptidase TraF produces the protein MKKIILLAFCCHLTAIIYAIHFAGYRVNFTDSMPHGIYQIIPGKPAKGDLVTFSLREDNPYFKISLDRKYLGHYGKRPLLKTLAGTTGDNVEVTLEGININGLILSSSLLKNHDNHGRNLPSLLTSNLIPQGKALVMSTHTEGSFDSRYFGLVDAKEMQRVIPILTFNLEDRTITESKNTCPKCGTHLTQLSRSNGCKSMWICSSYPACHYWTSNPEEYSASSIEGNLTTQKIEETKPKQKLYRITDSNGLCLEVRPTGSKLWRFRYRFNGKEKMIGLGSFPATSLNDARNKRDEHRKTLEKEIDPSRQRQEQRSSIKEAQEQSHLVGKIDSLIRQLRKSKKALTITS, from the coding sequence ATGAAAAAGATCATCCTGCTTGCCTTCTGCTGTCATCTAACAGCCATCATCTACGCAATCCACTTTGCGGGCTACCGCGTCAATTTCACCGACTCCATGCCCCATGGCATTTACCAGATTATTCCCGGCAAGCCAGCTAAGGGTGACCTAGTTACTTTCAGTCTCCGTGAAGACAATCCATATTTTAAAATTTCGCTTGATCGTAAATATCTCGGTCATTACGGCAAACGGCCACTATTGAAAACTCTTGCCGGAACAACAGGAGACAACGTTGAAGTTACGCTTGAAGGAATTAACATCAACGGATTGATTCTCTCTTCAAGCCTCCTGAAAAATCATGACAATCATGGCAGAAATCTTCCTTCCTTACTCACTTCAAATCTGATTCCTCAAGGCAAAGCCCTTGTCATGTCCACACACACCGAAGGCAGTTTTGACAGTAGATATTTCGGACTGGTTGACGCGAAAGAAATGCAAAGGGTCATTCCCATTTTAACCTTTAACTTGGAGGATAGGACTATCACTGAATCAAAAAATACCTGCCCAAAATGTGGAACGCATTTAACACAGTTATCACGATCTAATGGCTGTAAATCTATGTGGATATGCAGCAGTTACCCAGCCTGTCACTACTGGACATCAAACCCTGAAGAGTATTCTGCGAGCAGTATTGAAGGAAACCTAACAACTCAAAAAATTGAAGAAACAAAGCCAAAACAAAAGCTTTACCGCATTACAGACTCAAACGGACTTTGCTTAGAAGTCAGACCTACAGGATCAAAACTTTGGAGGTTCCGATACCGTTTCAACGGCAAAGAAAAAATGATCGGCCTAGGCTCATTTCCGGCAACTAGTTTAAACGACGCAAGGAATAAGCGAGATGAACATCGTAAAACCCTTGAAAAAGAAATTGATCCTTCAAGACAGAGACAAGAACAAAGAAGCTCTATCAAAGAGGCACAGGAGCAATCACATCTTGTTGGCAAGATCGATTCCTTAATACGACAACTCAGAAAATCAAAAAAAGCACTAACAATCACATCTTAA
- a CDS encoding helix-turn-helix domain-containing protein yields the protein MNSTAREHYPPNGPDTNGDRHQEQADTDHLIKLMRRDIAAFYNALSGTGRRILATLIQSAPAMDAPYSIVISSLQYAAKCSKLSVLRSLPKGENAVLFHREISSSGRRHGTVVTLYKERCEYFISLFKHEYGLLADTDHDWYQKKNVTKGDRYQTNIGNKFDQIVKNQSLCINTSDKTDALFNRLSDQGKRVIGIICSHSVEAKQDEVSLVIQAIARKAACSEVTARRVIKHGHDAGIYSKRVHERGPRFGIILQLNNEPITRIQDLLKSYPPHFDTNADRYQTGVTNHDRNDTNLDTKGDRYHVTNADSSAKQHVSPYQSGADENQGRSFDTNADRYQNPPFLDRQIKSLSSSEESEEEKWTRRLLSISRDDFQILWPNLHSERFGPDQIRQIVEHRLSFGETILDIEESLHAAHWELENGTFPEARKGVCNYLFATLKSKGTWRRPVGFLTPNEQALANAKKADKTRAELKNIETQKIEKAEQDLQNQDFESWLNSLDSSEIESIDSKCHLNINSETAKRGWRRTYWTKNVQGVSA from the coding sequence ATGAATTCAACGGCACGGGAACACTACCCACCAAATGGTCCTGATACCAATGGTGATCGACATCAGGAACAAGCTGATACCGATCACCTAATAAAGCTTATGCGCCGTGACATAGCCGCCTTTTATAATGCCCTCTCCGGAACAGGCAGAAGAATACTTGCGACCCTTATCCAATCTGCTCCGGCAATGGATGCGCCGTATTCTATTGTCATTTCCAGCCTTCAATATGCCGCGAAATGCAGTAAATTAAGCGTATTACGTTCTCTACCGAAAGGGGAGAATGCGGTGCTGTTTCACAGAGAAATAAGCAGCTCAGGACGTAGGCACGGAACCGTCGTTACCTTATATAAGGAACGCTGCGAGTACTTCATAAGCCTGTTCAAACATGAATACGGCCTGCTCGCTGATACCGATCATGATTGGTATCAAAAGAAGAATGTTACCAAAGGTGATCGGTATCAAACCAACATTGGTAACAAGTTTGACCAAATAGTAAAAAACCAATCTCTTTGTATAAACACTTCTGATAAAACAGATGCTCTTTTTAACCGTTTATCCGATCAGGGTAAGCGAGTGATTGGTATCATATGTTCACATTCTGTAGAAGCTAAGCAGGACGAAGTAAGCCTTGTAATTCAGGCAATTGCCCGAAAAGCAGCATGTAGCGAAGTCACTGCACGCAGGGTAATCAAACACGGCCATGATGCTGGTATATACTCTAAAAGAGTCCATGAGCGCGGCCCGCGCTTTGGTATCATTCTCCAATTAAATAATGAGCCTATTACCCGTATTCAGGATCTTCTAAAATCCTATCCACCACATTTTGATACCAATGCTGATCGGTATCAAACAGGTGTTACCAATCATGACCGCAATGATACCAATCTTGATACCAAAGGTGATCGGTATCATGTTACCAATGCCGATTCATCAGCAAAACAGCATGTTAGCCCTTACCAATCAGGAGCTGATGAGAATCAGGGACGCTCTTTTGATACCAATGCTGATCGGTATCAAAATCCACCCTTCTTAGATAGACAGATAAAAAGTCTATCTAGTTCAGAAGAATCTGAAGAGGAAAAATGGACGCGCCGGTTGTTATCAATCAGCCGCGATGACTTTCAAATCCTCTGGCCCAACCTGCACAGTGAAAGATTTGGTCCGGATCAGATCCGCCAAATTGTAGAGCACCGGCTTTCTTTTGGTGAAACAATCCTCGACATCGAAGAGTCCCTGCATGCAGCGCACTGGGAACTGGAAAATGGAACCTTCCCTGAAGCCCGTAAAGGAGTCTGCAACTATCTATTCGCAACTCTGAAATCAAAGGGAACATGGCGCAGACCTGTTGGATTTTTAACTCCGAATGAACAAGCTCTTGCGAATGCAAAGAAGGCCGACAAAACCCGCGCTGAGCTGAAAAACATTGAAACTCAGAAAATTGAAAAGGCTGAGCAGGATCTACAAAATCAAGATTTTGAAAGCTGGCTTAACTCGTTAGACAGTTCTGAGATCGAGTCCATTGACTCAAAGTGCCACCTTAATATCAACAGTGAAACGGCAAAACGCGGCTGGCGCAGGACTTACTGGACCAAGAATGTTCAGGGAGTCTCCGCATGA
- a CDS encoding DUF1937 family protein — protein MVFIPSKQLSDLSEAPLKIYLACPYTHPDPKVRKNRYEAVNIAAARLIVAGHIVYSPISHSHGITNTGLPMDWTFWKRIDQEFIRWADQVWILKLDGWKKSHGIAAEIELAFTEFKMVRFVSPEHYNVSSF, from the coding sequence ATGGTTTTTATCCCCTCAAAACAGCTCTCTGATTTATCTGAAGCACCCCTAAAAATTTATCTGGCTTGTCCTTACACACATCCAGATCCAAAAGTACGGAAGAACCGCTATGAAGCTGTAAATATTGCAGCAGCAAGGCTTATTGTCGCTGGTCATATTGTTTATTCTCCGATCTCTCATTCACACGGAATAACGAATACAGGATTGCCCATGGACTGGACTTTCTGGAAACGCATTGATCAGGAATTTATCCGCTGGGCAGATCAGGTCTGGATTCTAAAGCTTGATGGCTGGAAAAAATCACACGGTATTGCGGCAGAAATTGAACTCGCTTTCACAGAGTTCAAAATGGTCAGATTTGTTTCTCCAGAACATTACAACGTATCCTCTTTCTAA
- a CDS encoding type IV secretory system conjugative DNA transfer family protein — protein sequence MNDQYGLGESIKKSKMRLLYLLFMLAVTLIAMSYATQHTAELYGYHKALGNTVYKQFYWPWMIVIWFQKLASSESLNHIIAIAQVIFIGPQIVVIGISQFFLRKPEGVSDIHGTAHWASKKEITKAGLLEGTGVYVGGWQNKNVLNYLRHNGPEHIMVFAPTRSGKGVGLVLPTLLSWDESSIVLDIKGENWALTSGWRKSQGHKVLKFDPTDTSDNSARYNPLSEVRLDGPQAIPDAQNIANMIVDPDGKGLKDYWNKAAFGFLGGAILHCMILLRVTSGQHATLNDLSLMLADEDKEMTELFDEMLGVEHHILLVELFGPEISDSATAIKKFISAAAREMLNKSGAELSGVVSTAVANMALYRDPVVARSTSGCDFKITDLMNNDSPISLYLVIRPSDIDRLRPLIRLILNMVLRRLTENMEFQNGRVKECYKHCLLLMLDEFTSLGKMEIFERALAFMAGYGIKAYIIVQDLTQLQSAYGKDESIMSNCHIRIAYAPNKIETAKTLSDMTGKRTVIQNKTSLSGNRSGHLGRASVSVSEVSRPLLTPDECMRLPGAEKKNGKIVRPGDMLIFPAGFAPVYGKQILFFLDSEFLKRAKIQAPEKSDIITETKALPPAIHHNEDDENLPTVDELIEENQDYEQS from the coding sequence ATGAATGATCAATATGGACTAGGTGAAAGCATAAAGAAGAGCAAAATGAGATTGCTCTACCTACTATTTATGCTCGCAGTCACCCTTATCGCTATGAGCTATGCGACCCAGCATACAGCTGAACTTTACGGGTATCATAAAGCTCTTGGTAACACAGTCTATAAACAATTTTACTGGCCGTGGATGATTGTAATCTGGTTTCAGAAACTCGCTTCAAGCGAAAGTTTGAATCACATTATTGCGATCGCTCAGGTCATATTTATCGGGCCGCAAATTGTTGTTATTGGAATTTCTCAATTTTTCTTAAGGAAGCCGGAAGGAGTCAGCGACATTCACGGCACAGCTCACTGGGCAAGCAAAAAAGAAATTACAAAAGCCGGACTTCTCGAAGGTACAGGCGTTTATGTGGGTGGCTGGCAAAATAAGAACGTTCTTAACTATCTGCGCCATAACGGACCGGAACACATTATGGTCTTCGCCCCTACCCGCTCAGGTAAGGGTGTGGGCCTTGTTCTGCCGACTCTGCTCTCGTGGGATGAAAGTTCCATTGTTCTCGACATTAAAGGTGAGAACTGGGCTTTAACTTCCGGCTGGAGAAAATCTCAAGGGCACAAAGTACTTAAATTTGACCCTACCGATACTTCCGACAATTCAGCCAGATACAACCCGCTTTCCGAAGTAAGGTTGGACGGTCCGCAAGCTATTCCAGACGCTCAAAACATTGCAAATATGATTGTTGATCCAGACGGTAAAGGTCTTAAAGATTACTGGAACAAGGCGGCTTTCGGTTTTCTTGGCGGTGCGATTCTTCATTGCATGATTCTGCTTCGTGTCACATCCGGACAACACGCAACTTTAAATGATCTTTCCCTGATGCTTGCTGATGAAGACAAGGAGATGACGGAACTTTTTGATGAAATGCTTGGTGTCGAGCATCACATATTATTGGTCGAACTTTTCGGGCCGGAAATATCAGATTCAGCCACAGCTATCAAAAAATTCATTTCCGCTGCGGCAAGGGAAATGCTCAACAAATCAGGAGCGGAGCTTTCAGGAGTTGTATCTACTGCGGTGGCAAATATGGCTCTTTATAGAGATCCAGTTGTTGCCCGTTCCACTTCCGGTTGCGATTTTAAAATCACCGACCTAATGAATAATGACTCCCCTATTTCTCTTTATCTCGTAATCCGTCCATCAGATATTGACCGCTTACGGCCACTGATCAGACTAATTTTAAATATGGTTCTGCGCCGGCTTACTGAAAATATGGAATTTCAGAACGGCAGAGTGAAGGAATGCTATAAACATTGCCTTCTTCTCATGCTCGATGAGTTCACATCATTAGGTAAAATGGAAATATTTGAACGCGCCTTGGCATTCATGGCCGGCTACGGAATCAAAGCCTACATCATCGTTCAGGATCTCACACAACTCCAGTCAGCTTACGGTAAAGATGAATCCATTATGAGCAATTGTCATATCAGGATTGCATACGCACCCAACAAAATCGAAACCGCAAAAACGCTCTCTGACATGACGGGTAAAAGAACTGTCATTCAAAATAAAACCTCTCTTTCCGGAAACAGATCAGGCCATCTTGGTCGTGCCAGCGTCAGTGTTTCTGAGGTTTCACGTCCACTGCTTACTCCTGATGAATGCATGCGCCTCCCCGGTGCAGAAAAGAAAAACGGAAAGATTGTGCGCCCCGGTGACATGCTCATATTTCCGGCCGGATTCGCGCCCGTATACGGCAAGCAAATCCTATTTTTTCTTGATAGCGAATTCCTCAAAAGAGCCAAGATTCAGGCTCCAGAAAAATCAGACATTATCACTGAGACTAAAGCCTTACCCCCAGCCATTCATCACAATGAAGATGATGAGAATCTGCCTACTGTGGATGAACTTATAGAAGAGAATCAAGATTATGAGCAGTCCTGA
- a CDS encoding TrbI/VirB10 family protein, protein MSDSPNSLTRPKIKIAKLDSKILYIAVAIGVLLVVILIYAVNTSTGKNEKQAQSLINPIFDTDMKQPIPAPENANGLSIPQKKKEEKLPLEIETEKPLVTVVRPKGPSEAEKQRSKELQEVRSFKLDRMRAALTAPLKVETSSTNKKQNQTVQTSFDDVRSRHPLTASGTIAGINGEPDERQEKEEFLNARAAQKDSWRLPYERIPGARCELKTGSVITGIMISGINSDLPGQIIGQVSKNIYDTATGTYMLIPQGSRMVGVYDSRVAVGQSRVLVAWNRIIFPDGSSITLGVMPGTDIGGYAGYSGDVDNHYLKTFGSAAIMSLISGGTAYAMDSFNKSSSSSQTPTLQDELGSAVASQLGQSTLQLLQMNVKLKPAISTEPGKRFNMVVTKDIVFARPYKPYRSQ, encoded by the coding sequence ATGTCAGATTCACCTAACAGCCTCACCCGCCCCAAGATAAAAATAGCTAAATTAGACAGCAAAATTTTATATATTGCTGTAGCGATCGGCGTTTTGCTGGTCGTAATCCTGATCTATGCGGTCAACACCTCCACAGGCAAAAATGAAAAACAAGCTCAGAGTCTTATTAACCCCATTTTTGATACGGACATGAAGCAACCAATTCCAGCTCCTGAAAATGCAAACGGCCTGTCCATACCTCAGAAGAAGAAAGAGGAAAAACTACCGTTAGAAATTGAGACTGAAAAACCTCTTGTCACCGTTGTGAGACCCAAAGGTCCATCGGAGGCTGAAAAACAAAGATCAAAAGAATTGCAGGAAGTTCGTTCATTCAAACTCGACAGAATGCGGGCGGCTTTAACTGCTCCGCTTAAGGTGGAAACATCTAGTACTAACAAAAAACAAAACCAAACAGTGCAGACTTCTTTCGATGATGTTCGGTCCCGTCATCCTCTTACAGCTTCTGGAACAATCGCCGGTATCAACGGAGAGCCTGACGAACGACAGGAAAAGGAAGAATTCCTTAATGCCCGCGCTGCACAGAAAGACTCATGGCGACTGCCATATGAAAGAATTCCGGGCGCAAGATGTGAACTGAAAACAGGTTCAGTAATAACAGGCATCATGATCTCCGGCATTAATTCAGATCTCCCCGGTCAGATAATCGGGCAGGTGAGCAAGAATATTTATGACACTGCAACTGGAACCTACATGCTTATCCCGCAAGGTTCCCGCATGGTCGGGGTCTATGATTCACGGGTCGCTGTAGGGCAATCTAGAGTGTTGGTTGCATGGAACCGCATAATCTTTCCAGACGGCTCTTCAATCACTCTTGGCGTAATGCCCGGTACGGATATCGGAGGTTACGCAGGCTATTCAGGAGATGTGGATAACCATTACCTGAAAACGTTCGGCTCTGCGGCCATCATGAGCCTCATCAGCGGCGGTACTGCTTATGCCATGGACTCTTTCAACAAAAGTTCATCTTCAAGCCAGACGCCAACTCTACAAGATGAACTAGGTTCAGCTGTTGCCAGCCAATTGGGCCAATCCACCCTGCAATTGCTCCAAATGAATGTGAAGCTGAAGCCGGCAATATCCACCGAACCGGGCAAGAGATTCAATATGGTTGTAACCAAAGATATCGTTTTTGCGCGCCCATATAAGCCGTACAGGAGCCAGTAA